GGGCCCGCGCTTCCACGACCTGCACCTGCTATTCGATACGCAAGCGCTTGAAGTGCGGGACCAGATAGACCTCATCGCGGAACGCGTGCGTAAGCTTGATGCCGACACCCTGACCTCAATCGGCACTATGGGCAAGCATACCAAGATCAAGGATCAGGACAGCACGACGCTCGCCGCCGAGGATATGATCGCCGAACTGCTGGCGGACAATGAAACCGTGATCAAGCGGTTGAAGAGCATGAAGGAA
This DNA window, taken from Porphyrobacter sp. ULC335, encodes the following:
- a CDS encoding Dps family protein, coding for MADAKNNSKAALVSELNGLLADHFALFIKTKNFHWHVKGPRFHDLHLLFDTQALEVRDQIDLIAERVRKLDADTLTSIGTMGKHTKIKDQDSTTLAAEDMIAELLADNETVIKRLKSMKELTEEAGDNATDGLLDDWTDMAEQRAWFLRSLLA